CAGGTAAAGAAGCGAACGCCGCGCTTGATACCGCAATAGCAATAATAGTTTTTTTCATTGTCATTTCCCTTTTGAGTGTTTGGCTTTAAAACGCTTGATGTATGCAAGCAACAGCTGAACAATTTAAACAATTCACAAGAATAGACAAGCACTCACCAGTCGCTTGCATGGAGTATTCTACTTACATGCTATCTTTGTGAAATATATGACTAAAAAAGGACTTACGCAGACAGTGAAAAATAAAATTAACTATATAAATCATAAGCTTAAATATTATAAAAGGAGAAGATAGAGTATTTTGTGCAAGACATTATCATTATTGATGCTTTTTGTGTGCAGAATTGAAAATGTCTTGTCAGTAAAAGAACAGGAGAAATAAAATCGAAATGGCCGAAACAAAGGAAAATAATTGTGAACGACTTATGCCTCTTAGATAAGGCATAAGTGTTATAATTAAAAGCTACTACCACATTAGATCATCTGGAATCTGGAAGTCCGCATACGGGTCATCCTCAACGCTCTCTACTCGATTATTACATACAAGCACATATGAACTATCACGCTCACTGATTTTGACAGCTACGGGCTCAGGTATGAGCTCATAATTGCCAGCTAGTTTTACAATAGCTAACCGCCCAGCACTCAAATCATTATGGACAGACTGACTGATATAGAGTTTTTTAACTTTTTTATCATCCGTAAAATGATAAGCAATATCGCCATCCTCTTTACGAATACGGTTTGTCTCTATCATTTGGAGAATTTGCGCCTGAGCCGCTTTCTGTTCCGCTTGCTTTTGACGCTCTAGGTTTAATAGCTTGTCTTTGTTAACCTTTTCATCTCTTTGACGCTTTAACTCAGCTTGACGATCACTATCATCAGTAGCAGCTACTTTTCCTTTTTTAACTTTTTGCTTGTGCTGTAAAGTCTCGGCTTTAAGCTTTTTAATTTTTTTCTTATCTACCAGCCCAGCCCCTAACAATTGCTCTTGCAATGACTTAACCGCCATATTCGCCCCTTCATTTACATTAAAAGTGAATAGCTATGTGCGTTCCATAAAAAAATTTAAGCATTCATATCTAACAAAAAGTATAAAAACAAAAAAAGCGACTTTGAAAGTCGCTTTTTAGCATTCACACTGCTGAGATTAATCTCAGCAACGTTTCCTTATAAAGGAGTAACGTTTTGAGCTTCTGGGCCTTTTTTGCCTTGAGCTACTTGGAATTCAACTTTTTGGCCTTCAGCCAAAGTTTTGAAGCCAGAAGTGTTGATTGCAGAGAAATGAACGAAAACGTCAGGACCTGAATCTTGAGTGATGAAACCGAAACCTTTAGTTTCGTTGAAAAATTTTACTGTACCAGTTACTACGTCAGACATGTCTGTTTATCCTGTAGGTTAAGTTAATTTATACGTATATGTAAATCATATACGTTATAGTGCTAAAAAAACTCGGTATTACTTATGACTTAACAGGACCGAACATACTAACGTACTATTCGCAACTCTGGACATAAATATTGCCAACTCTTTTAAACGAAACTGATTGTAGTCTCCTTCAAGCCACAAGGTCAATGATAGTTTTACAAAAAGAGTTAAAAACAACGAATTAAAATTCAACTGCGTCTTATCAGTTACTTTGATTTAAAGTAGACACACTTCGAGACCTTTGCATGAGCAGTCGATCTAGCCATATTGCTTGCCAAAGGTCTTTTATAAAAAATTCAATCAACGTCTTTATAGAAAACGGTCAACATCGTTAAAAATCAGTGCTCTTTGATAACGCGCTTTACCTAACCCATAGTGCAATTTCATTATCCCAAAGACATGCTCTACACGGGAACGAATACTGGAAAAATAACGGTTTTGCTTTTCTTGATCCTCGTTAAGAGGTCTATTACGATAAGCTCGATGGGTAATGCATTCTTTGACCTTTTTTTGCTTCAATAACCTGCTGTGCTGGGCACTTTTGTACGCACTGTCTGCATACACTTCCCGCTCATGACCAGTGAGTATCGATTCAAATGGAATCGAATCGTGAACATTGCCTGCCGTGAGCATGGCTTCTTTGACAAAACCATCCTCATCCACATTTGTATGGGCCTTAAAACCATAGGTGGTTTTACGTTTTCCATCGCTGCTTTGCTTAACGCTATAGCCTGCTTCTGGGTCTTGCGTGTTTTTACCCTCAGCATTCTTACGAGGACGAGCATTCTTCGCTTCTATCACGCTGGCATCTATGATGCTTATCTCACCTTGTTTGATGATCAGACTTTGTTCGGCTAACTGGGCATTGATCTCGGTCATCGCTGCGTCTAGTAATCCGTTTTTCTCTAGCAGATTACGGAAACGCCAAATTGTACTGTGGTCGGGAACGCCTTGATCTAGGCCGACACCGACAAACCGGCGAAATAATAAGTCGCGAGCCAATGCTTTTTCCAGCGCTGGGTCACTTAGGTTGTGCCATGAT
The sequence above is a segment of the Marinomonas sp. IMCC 4694 genome. Coding sequences within it:
- a CDS encoding DUF2058 domain-containing protein, which translates into the protein MAVKSLQEQLLGAGLVDKKKIKKLKAETLQHKQKVKKGKVAATDDSDRQAELKRQRDEKVNKDKLLNLERQKQAEQKAAQAQILQMIETNRIRKEDGDIAYHFTDDKKVKKLYISQSVHNDLSAGRLAIVKLAGNYELIPEPVAVKISERDSSYVLVCNNRVESVEDDPYADFQIPDDLMW
- a CDS encoding cold-shock protein; translated protein: MSDVVTGTVKFFNETKGFGFITQDSGPDVFVHFSAINTSGFKTLAEGQKVEFQVAQGKKGPEAQNVTPL
- a CDS encoding IS5 family transposase; the protein is MAWKELKQQSFADALQASNRFIEEFDEIHDLLNWSCLERLFCDIHNRTKGERAWPPLMMFKALLLQSWHNLSDPALEKALARDLLFRRFVGVGLDQGVPDHSTIWRFRNLLEKNGLLDAAMTEINAQLAEQSLIIKQGEISIIDASVIEAKNARPRKNAEGKNTQDPEAGYSVKQSSDGKRKTTYGFKAHTNVDEDGFVKEAMLTAGNVHDSIPFESILTGHEREVYADSAYKSAQHSRLLKQKKVKECITHRAYRNRPLNEDQEKQNRYFSSIRSRVEHVFGIMKLHYGLGKARYQRALIFNDVDRFL